The Zygosaccharomyces rouxii strain CBS732 chromosome G complete sequence genome contains a region encoding:
- a CDS encoding uncharacterized protein (no similarity) has translation MFKIAILLLLLNQVWATKTLSTTDISTSTVCPCSAARCTECEQNTSGGTVTQSASTVTITTNDIESASTITKDITTTTNITASGSTITEVSTVTVTASDTVSALTVTANGTTQDASTVTITASGTAPAVPASTITKEASTVTVTANSTVPAFHQEASTVTITANETAHPSTVTVTTNCTASTISQDASTVTLTANSTAPASTLDASTVTVTTNVTGPPSTITVTASGSLTIHVSEAPSTVVVTANGTASAFTVTETSTVTGTHTVPSSNATSTIAAAFQGPTPSTVFQTSTMTVDGTFARSTPTAATPAPYTVTKTITAPCTASAGSVISELATTTTTEVSKDSSLAATSHMTPSSGSTAPSAPPIASYSAAAQINRFPMLLGILPMIAVL, from the coding sequence ATGTTTAAAATTGCCATTCTTTTATTGCTCTTAAATCAAGTTTGGGCAACTAAAACTTTAAGTACAACTGATATTTCTACGTCAACAGTTTGTCCATGTTCAGCAGCCCGGTGTACTGAATGTGAACAAAACACTTCTGGTGGTACTGTTACTCAGTCTGCATCAACGGTCACCATAACTACTAATGATATCGAATCAGCATCTACTATTACCAAGGACATTACGACTACTACTAATATTACTGCATCTGGTTCTACAATTACCGAGGTTTCAACTGTCACCGTTACCGCCAGCGACACAGTGTCTGCCTTGACCGTTACTGCAAATGGTACCACTCAGGATGCTTCAACTGTCACCATTACTGCTAGTGGTACTGCTCCCGCGGTTCCTGCATCCACAATTACTAAAGAGGCATCAACAGTTACTGTAACCGCCAATAGTACTGTCCCCGCTTTTCATCAAGAAGCATCAACAGTTACCATTACTGCTAATGAAACGGCACATCCTTCAACTGTAACGGTAACCACTAATTGCACAGCCTCTACAATAAGTCAAGATGCCTCCACAGTAACATTGACGGCTAATAGCACAGCTCCCGCTTCTACGCTAGATGCATCCACCGTTACTGTGACAACGAACGTTACGGGACCACCTTCGACGATTACCGTTACCGCTAGCGGCTCTTTGACTATTCATGTTTCTGAAGCTCCGTCTACAGTGGTTGTGACTGCCAATGGTACAGCATCTGCTTTCACTGTTACTGAAACCTCCACTGTAACAGGCACACATACTGTTCCCAGTAGTAATGCAACTTCCACAATAGCTGCAGCATTTCAAGGGCCCACTCCGTCGACTGTGTTCCAAACTTCTACAATGACAGTTGATGGTACATTTGCTAGGTCAACGCCCACTGCAGCAACACCGGCACCATATACGGTCACTAAAACTATAACAGCACCATGCACTGCCTCTGCAGGTTCTGTGATCAGTGAATTAGCTACAACTACAACTACAGAAGTTTCTAAAGATTCTTCATTGGCTGCTACATCGCATATGACCCCTTCATCAGGCTCAACCGCGCCTTCTGCACCTCCCATCGCTTCTTACTCAGCTGCAGCCCAAATAAATCGTTTCCCAATGCTACTTGgaattttaccaatgaTAGCAGTATTGTAA
- the RTS3 gene encoding Rts3p (some similarities with uniprot|P53289 Saccharomyces cerevisiae YGR161C RTS3 Hypothetical ORF), translating into MSLSMEKKHLQPVLRSPHNNRKLSCEEIIDEMEKEQDAAVVRLLREVDRLKAENLQLRKQIHSNSFASSNGSGSGSSRQSSQFSNESPLGVDSEYHYMLPSHRSSLARGTSLQGASTFHPIDTSIPTQTVQRKRGASITSPRTSMLSVDSSPVCNGEVVDPLHDVPRPWSGAGGGSPAEAARRWQEYRIR; encoded by the coding sequence ATGTCATTATCGATGGAGAAGAAGCATTTGCAACCAGTATTAAGATCTCCCCATAATAATAGGAAGTTATCATGCGAGGAGATTATCGATGAGATGGAAAAGGAACAAGATGCAGCAGTCGTTAGGTTACTGAGAGAAGTTGATAGATTAAAGGCTGAGAACTTACAACTTCGTAAGCAAATACATTCGAACTCTTTTGCTAGCAGTaatggtagtggtagtggtagtagtCGTCAAAGTAGTCAGTTTTCTAATGAGTCCCCACTGGGAGTGGATTCAGAATATCACTATATGCTACCCAGTCATAGAAGTTCGCTAGCAAGAGGAACTTCACTTCAAGGAGCATCCACTTTCCATCCAATAGATACGTCAATACCCACACAGACTGTGCAGAGGAAAAGAGGAGCTTCAATTACATCGCCACGTACAAGTATGCTTTCGGTAGATTCTTCGCCTGTGTGTAATGGTGAAGTTGTTGATCCATTACATGACGTGCCGAGGCCCTGGTCAGGCGCAGGTGGAGGTTCACCAGCAGAAGCCGCTAGAAGGTGGCAGGAATATAGGATAAGGTAA